The genomic DNA TCGGACAAGGCGGATGCATTGCGCGAAAAAGCCGAGCAGGCCGAAGAACTGCGTTTCAAGGTGCAGGATGCATTGGCCGCGAGGAATCCCGCTGAAGCGGATAGATTGTCTTATGAGATCGAGGATTGCCTTGATGATCTGGAAGACATTGCAAGTAAATTTTGATAGGTATTCTTCTTTAATGAAAGATATGCCCGTAAGGAGTTAATATGGCTGGTAGCATGAATAAAGTTATCCTGATCGGCAGATTGGGACAGGACCCCAAGCTTTCCTACACTTCATCAGGACAGGCTGTAGCGAATTTTTCTCTGGCCACCGATGAAGGGTATCGCGACAAGCAGACCGGCCAGAAAGTGGAACGCACCGAGTGGCATCGTGTCGTCGCATGGCGGCAGGCCGCTGAATTTGTCGGGAACTATCTCAGCAAGGGGCGTCTGGTGATGGTCGAAGGCAAGCTCCAGACCCGCAAATGGCAGGGACAGGACGGCCAGGATCGTTACACCACCGAGATTGTGGCTGATCGTGTTGACGGCCTTGATCGTGCACCTGAAGGTCAGGGAAACTATCAGGGACGCCAGCAGGGTGGTTATCAGCAGAATAACCAGCAGAACAATTATCAGCAGCAGGCTCCGCAGGGCGGATACCAGCAGAATCAGCAGCGTCAGGCTCCGCAACAGCAGCCGCAGCAGCCGGAAGAAGATCTCGGTCCGGCATTCCCGTCCGAAGCCAGCGGCATGGACGACGTGCCATTCTAGGCATCATTGGATAGTTTGTAAGGAAACACCCCGGCAACCTTTGGGCTGTCGGGGGTTTTTTTGTTCCGTGATAGTGGAATAAAATATTTCAAGTTTTTCTAAAATTTCTTTCGACTGGTATATGGCTGTTTTTCCGAGCAGAAAGTGATGTAGGTGAGCGTCAGGAGGCAGGCGAAGACCGCTGATCCGGTGCCAATGAGTACATTGTAGTACGGCGGTGCGGTCAGGGCCAGACGTATTAGCAGGGTTGCGAGAGCAAAACCGGAGTTGCGGAAAACGGCCTTGAATTCCGGGAGAAACCGCTGCGCGATGAGTACGAGCATGATGTCGCTGAATATCAGGACCGTGTAGAAGCTCGAAAAGAAGTGAAAAGGTGGTTCGCCCTTGAGGATGAGAATGCTGTTTTTCACGCACATGCCGATGAAGATGCCGAGTATGATCAGTGCAACCATCTTCTTGGCTGCCACGAATTTATAAAGCTTTTCGCCTTTGCCCCTGAGGCCCGCCTCAAGGCGGCGGCGGAGCAGCGTGTAGACACCGAGCAATGCGAAAATCACAAGCGCACCGCCACCGTCGGACAGGATGATCCAGAGTTCCTTTTCATGGCCCGTGATGGTGATGGGCTCGGGAAAATCCGCCAGTGTCTTGAAGGCGCTCCTGAGCAGGATGAGCGCGAGAATTTCGAACTGTTTGCCGACGGCCTTGGAAATGGAGCAGGGCAGGGTGAATATCAGGCTGATGACCTCAAGGAACAGGACCAGCGTGAATGCGAGGTTGATCGCCATGTAGTGGCTGTTCGGAATGAGCGTGCCGAGATGTCCCGTGATCAGCCCTTGCCGTTTCAATTCAATGGAGCCGAGGGCGAGGATGAAGACGATGATGAGAAGGCCTGCAACGGCTCGTTGAGTGGAATCCTTTTCCCAGAAATAGTGGATCGGATCGAAGATGTAGGTCGCCAAGTCGTATGATTTGTGAATCAGGTTCATGGGTCAACCTTTATGGGAGATTGATTCCTGTGTCGTTTCAATGACACGGAAAAGAGGTGACAGGTATGCGGCAGGGGATGTCCCCCTGCCGTATTTTTGTGAAGCTATGTTAAATCTCGAACAGCATTTCGAGATCATCGCGTGTGAGGCTCTTGAGAGCGGACTGGCCGGGAATAATCGCTTCGGCAACGTCCTTTTTCTGTTCCTGCAATTTGAGGATGCGCTCTTCGACCGTGTTCTGGCAGATCATCTTGTAGGCAAAAACCTGACGTTTCTGGCCAATGCGGTGTGTACGGTCGGTTGCCTGATTTTCCACTGCGGGGTTCCACCACGGATCATAGTGAATGACATAGTCCGCACTGGTCAGGTTGAGGCCGGTACCACCTGCCTTGAGCGAGATAAGGAAGATCGGGATATCTTCGTTCTCGTTGAATCGGTCCACCTGTTCGAAGCGGTCCTTGGACGAGCCGTCGAGGTAGGCGAACGGGATTTCCCGAATCTGGAGCCAACTGCGGATGACATGAAGCATCTGGACGAACTGCGAGAAGACGAGCACCTTGTGACCGCCTTCGATGATATCAACTACAAGATCCTTGAATGCATCGAATTTGCCGGAGGGCAGGTTGGTGGAAACTCCGGGCATGTCGAGTTTGAGCAGGCGCGGATGGCAGCAGATCTGGCGCAGCTTGAGCAGTGCGTCGAGGATGGACATCTGGCTTTTGGCCATGCCCTTTTCGTCGACGTCCCTGAGAACCTGATCCTTGAGTTTCTTTGCCAAGGCATTATAAAGATCCCGCTGTTCCTCGACCAGATCGCAATAATGCGTGGTTTCGATCTTGGGCGGCAGGTCCTTGGCGACCTCCGACTTGGTGCGGCGCAGGATGAATGGTTTCACGCGAGTCCGCAGGTAGTCGAGGGTTTCCTCGTCTCCGTCCTTGATCGGCTTGACTATGCCGCGCTGGAAGGAATGCTGGGAACCGAGGAATCCGGGCATGAGAAATTCGAACAGCGACCACAGTTCGAAAAGATTGTTTTCGATGGGCGTACCGGACAGGCAGACGCGAAGGCCTGCTTCCAGTTTGCGTACGGAGCGCGCCGTGATCGTATTGGGATTCTTGATGTTCTGGGCCTCATCAAGAATGACGCTTGCGTAGTCGTACTTGAGCAGTTCCTCAAGGTCACGGCGAAGCAGTGCGTATGTGGTGATGACCAGATGCGAGCTGCTGATGTGCTGGAACAGATCATCGCGCTTGGCTCCGTAAATGGTTAGCCGTTTGAGATTGGGAACAAATTTTTCCGCCTCACGCTCCCAGTTGGGCAGAACCGAAGTCGGGACGATGATGAGGTTCGGTCCGTCGATTCCCTTGTCCACGAGGGACTGAATGTATGACAGGGTCTGGATGGTTTTTCCGAGTCCCATTTCGTCGGCGAGGATGCCGCCGAAGCCGTACTCACGCAGGAAGTTGAGATAGCTGAGTCCCTGTACCTGATACGGGCGCAGGGTGGCTTGCAGCTCCTTGGGCTGATCGACGATCTTGATCTGTTCGAAGTTGTTGATCTTCTCGCGCAACTGAACGAAGAATTCGTCGGTCTGTGCCTGCGGCAGGTCTTCCAGAATCTTTTCGAGAACCGGCGCTTCATACTGGTTGAATTGGCTCTTGGGAGCCTTTTCAGGATCAAAGCCGAGGGTCTTGAGCTTGTGGCCGAGCTTGTTGAGCCATGCTTCGGGAAGGCTGGTGTATGAGCCGTCCTTGAGCTGTACATAGCGTTTGCCCTTGGTCCATGCCTCCCAGATGACTTCGATGGGCACGCGCTGATCGTCGTACTCGACCGAGAGTTCGAGATTGAACCACTTATCCTCTTCGTCGGTTTCGACTTCAGCCACCACCATGGGCTGCGTTGTCCGCACTTTGTATCGGGTGAGGTTCTGCTCACCGTAGACACGGTATGCCTCAACGAGCTGCGGGTAGTGGTCGAGCAGGAAGTTGATGGCCTCTTCCTGTTCCATGAACCAGATATGATTGTTTCTGGGCTGAAAATTCATGTCCTGCAACTCGGCCATGAGTTG from uncultured Pseudodesulfovibrio sp. includes the following:
- a CDS encoding single-stranded DNA-binding protein; translated protein: MAGSMNKVILIGRLGQDPKLSYTSSGQAVANFSLATDEGYRDKQTGQKVERTEWHRVVAWRQAAEFVGNYLSKGRLVMVEGKLQTRKWQGQDGQDRYTTEIVADRVDGLDRAPEGQGNYQGRQQGGYQQNNQQNNYQQQAPQGGYQQNQQRQAPQQQPQQPEEDLGPAFPSEASGMDDVPF
- a CDS encoding DEAD/DEAH box helicase: MTNGEEQIVKSILQDFIDDSVPEYILEGARDVVNQGGVQKLDLKKREQYWDIDGQVQGDDFQNYSSEIGLNLNDKTINYYCNCPDSFSGVCRHVAATAYKMLKSLDSESSEEAPLPRTEWKQTFRPFFATELEPEAGRHYIIYRIYPELGRLQVAFFRARQNKSGISQVQNEVTLAQIVENPDWCDTSPALPGVAEQIGHYLDYWGHKVEIPAGLHSWFFRAVKGEYYLYLRESDQPVTIESKTMQLKLSPALSEDGLNFDILLAREDKMPFSITDEEEIYFYGRLPLWVYYKNSFYPVQTGLDPKLVQGMVEQKPIVPHADVSEFLDRVWTKIPVSDLYGQEDFLERVGPIFQDADYNPKLYLDEEGSLLVLKVQNIYENEHGEFVMPGPNPDLQTGSYHEGGKSYLIRRAQDEETQLMAELQDMNFQPRNNHIWFMEQEEAINFLLDHYPQLVEAYRVYGEQNLTRYKVRTTQPMVVAEVETDEEDKWFNLELSVEYDDQRVPIEVIWEAWTKGKRYVQLKDGSYTSLPEAWLNKLGHKLKTLGFDPEKAPKSQFNQYEAPVLEKILEDLPQAQTDEFFVQLREKINNFEQIKIVDQPKELQATLRPYQVQGLSYLNFLREYGFGGILADEMGLGKTIQTLSYIQSLVDKGIDGPNLIIVPTSVLPNWEREAEKFVPNLKRLTIYGAKRDDLFQHISSSHLVITTYALLRRDLEELLKYDYASVILDEAQNIKNPNTITARSVRKLEAGLRVCLSGTPIENNLFELWSLFEFLMPGFLGSQHSFQRGIVKPIKDGDEETLDYLRTRVKPFILRRTKSEVAKDLPPKIETTHYCDLVEEQRDLYNALAKKLKDQVLRDVDEKGMAKSQMSILDALLKLRQICCHPRLLKLDMPGVSTNLPSGKFDAFKDLVVDIIEGGHKVLVFSQFVQMLHVIRSWLQIREIPFAYLDGSSKDRFEQVDRFNENEDIPIFLISLKAGGTGLNLTSADYVIHYDPWWNPAVENQATDRTHRIGQKRQVFAYKMICQNTVEERILKLQEQKKDVAEAIIPGQSALKSLTRDDLEMLFEI